Proteins encoded by one window of Streptomyces sp. ALI-76-A:
- a CDS encoding sensor histidine kinase, producing the protein MQRLYDFLRRHPTWVDSFWAVVLLGVSVASEEARQAVQGTDSPALVLPVILLLCLVIALRRRIPEKMLLLACALGLAQLVLDVETRAADFALLVIVYTVAASGARWASRLALGVGLCAAPLAQLRWPSDDTGVLGNVAIMVFQTAPFALAWVLGDSIRTRRAYFAQLEERAARLEKEREAQSKVAVAAERARIARELHDVVAHNVSVMVVQADGAAYVLDAAPDQAKKALETISSTGRQALAEMRRLLGVLRTGEHQEGGEYVPQPDVEQIEDLVEQCRCSGLPVDFKIEGTPRPLPSGVELTAYRIVQEALTNTRKHGGPNAGASVRLVYFDDGLGLLVEDDGKGAPSELYEEGGADGRGHGLIGMRERVGMVGGTLDAGPRPGGGFRISALLPLKPAH; encoded by the coding sequence GTGCAGCGCCTCTATGACTTCCTTCGCCGGCACCCGACATGGGTCGACAGCTTCTGGGCCGTTGTCCTGCTCGGGGTCTCGGTGGCCAGCGAGGAGGCACGTCAGGCCGTCCAGGGCACTGACTCCCCGGCGCTGGTCCTCCCGGTCATCCTCCTGTTGTGCCTGGTGATCGCACTGCGCCGGCGCATCCCGGAGAAGATGCTGCTGCTGGCCTGCGCCCTCGGACTCGCCCAGCTCGTGCTGGACGTGGAGACGAGAGCCGCCGACTTCGCCCTGCTGGTGATCGTCTACACCGTGGCCGCGTCGGGCGCCCGCTGGGCCTCCCGCCTCGCCCTGGGGGTGGGTCTGTGCGCGGCCCCGCTGGCGCAGTTGCGCTGGCCGAGTGACGACACCGGCGTCCTGGGCAACGTCGCCATCATGGTCTTCCAGACGGCGCCGTTCGCGCTGGCCTGGGTGCTCGGCGACTCGATCCGCACCCGCCGTGCCTACTTCGCGCAGCTGGAGGAGCGGGCCGCGCGTCTGGAGAAGGAGCGCGAGGCGCAGTCCAAGGTGGCGGTCGCCGCCGAACGCGCCCGGATCGCCCGCGAGCTGCACGACGTCGTCGCGCACAACGTGTCGGTGATGGTGGTGCAGGCCGACGGCGCCGCCTACGTCCTCGACGCCGCCCCCGACCAGGCGAAGAAGGCCCTGGAGACGATCTCCTCCACCGGCCGCCAGGCCCTCGCCGAGATGCGCCGCCTGCTGGGCGTCCTGCGCACCGGCGAGCACCAGGAGGGCGGCGAGTACGTTCCGCAACCCGACGTGGAGCAGATAGAGGACCTCGTCGAGCAGTGCCGGTGCTCCGGCCTGCCCGTCGACTTCAAGATCGAGGGCACCCCCCGCCCGTTGCCCAGCGGCGTCGAGCTGACCGCGTACCGCATCGTGCAGGAGGCGCTGACCAACACGCGCAAGCACGGCGGCCCGAACGCCGGTGCGAGCGTCCGGCTGGTGTACTTCGACGACGGTCTCGGCCTGCTCGTCGAGGACGACGGCAAGGGCGCCCCGTCCGAGCTGTACGAGGAGGGCGGCGCCGACGGCCGGGGCCACGGCCTGATCGGCATGCGCGAGCGGGTCGGCATGGTCGGCGGCACCCTGGACGCGGGCCCGCGTCCGGGCGGAGGATTCCGCATCAGTGCGCTGCTGCCGCTCAAACCAGCGCACTGA
- a CDS encoding SAM-dependent methyltransferase gives MWRGWRAAAEAALYGPDGFYRRPEGPAGHFRTSVHASPLFAGAVAGLLCRVDEALGRPAELAFVDMAAGRGELVAGVLAALPAEVAARARGYAVEIAGRPARLDHRIEWSAEPPKGITGLLFANEWLDNVPVEVAEVDPAGVPRLVLVREDGRERLGEPVSGPPARWLARWWPLAAEEGLRAEIGLPRDHAWAAAVASVERGLAVAVDYAHTADTRPPSGTLTGFREGRQVAPVPDGSCDITAHVALDACALPGGRVVAQRDALACLGITGERPPLSLASTDPAAYLRALAGAGEAAELTARGGLGDFGWLLQPVGIPSGAPDAPLDGLLVDVPDHEEQ, from the coding sequence ATGTGGCGCGGTTGGCGGGCGGCGGCCGAGGCCGCGCTGTACGGGCCGGACGGCTTCTATCGCAGGCCGGAAGGGCCGGCCGGGCACTTCCGTACGTCCGTGCACGCCTCGCCGTTGTTCGCCGGGGCGGTGGCCGGGCTGCTGTGCCGGGTCGACGAGGCGCTGGGGCGGCCCGCGGAGCTGGCCTTCGTCGACATGGCCGCGGGCCGGGGCGAACTGGTCGCCGGGGTGCTCGCCGCCCTGCCCGCCGAGGTGGCCGCCCGCGCGCGCGGGTACGCCGTCGAGATCGCCGGCCGCCCCGCGCGCCTCGATCACCGGATCGAGTGGTCGGCCGAGCCCCCGAAGGGGATCACCGGGCTGCTGTTCGCCAACGAGTGGCTCGACAACGTACCCGTGGAGGTCGCCGAGGTGGACCCCGCGGGCGTACCGCGGCTGGTGCTCGTACGGGAGGACGGCCGCGAGCGGCTCGGGGAGCCGGTCTCCGGGCCACCGGCGCGGTGGCTGGCCCGGTGGTGGCCACTGGCGGCCGAGGAGGGGTTGCGGGCGGAGATCGGGCTGCCCAGGGACCACGCGTGGGCGGCGGCGGTCGCCTCCGTCGAGCGGGGGCTCGCGGTCGCCGTGGACTACGCGCACACGGCGGACACCCGCCCCCCGTCCGGCACCCTCACCGGCTTCCGGGAGGGGCGTCAGGTCGCGCCCGTACCGGACGGGTCCTGCGACATCACGGCGCATGTCGCCCTGGACGCGTGCGCGCTCCCCGGAGGGCGTGTGGTGGCGCAGCGCGACGCCTTGGCATGCCTGGGCATCACCGGGGAACGCCCCCCGCTCTCGCTGGCGTCCACGGACCCCGCCGCCTACCTGCGCGCCCTCGCGGGCGCCGGGGAGGCCGCCGAACTCACCGCGCGGGGCGGGCTCGGCGACTTCGGCTGGCTGCTCCAGCCGGTGGGGATCCCGTCGGGAGCCCCGGACGCACCGCTGGACGGCCTACTTGTCGATGTCCCCGACCACGAAGAACAGTGA
- a CDS encoding PH domain-containing protein: protein METGSAADTGTTGDEPVWTGLPPRLLTMRRLLLVVWLGLLAVGLAVLLYLLASPAWAAFALLPLALTAWGWVLLGRNWASWRYAERADDLLISRGVLWQEETVVPYGRMQLVEVTSGPVERHFRLASVQLHTAAAATDATIPGLDPAEAERLRDRLTELGEARSAGL from the coding sequence ATGGAGACGGGGAGCGCGGCGGACACGGGGACGACGGGGGACGAGCCGGTGTGGACCGGGCTGCCGCCGAGACTGCTGACCATGCGACGGCTGTTGCTGGTGGTGTGGCTGGGGCTGCTGGCCGTGGGGCTGGCCGTGCTGCTGTACCTGCTCGCCAGTCCGGCCTGGGCCGCCTTCGCCCTGCTGCCGCTGGCCCTGACGGCCTGGGGGTGGGTACTGCTCGGCCGCAACTGGGCCTCCTGGCGGTACGCCGAACGCGCCGACGACCTGCTGATCAGCCGGGGTGTGCTGTGGCAGGAGGAGACCGTCGTGCCGTACGGGCGGATGCAGCTGGTCGAGGTGACCTCCGGGCCGGTCGAACGCCACTTCCGGCTGGCCAGCGTGCAGCTGCACACCGCCGCCGCGGCGACCGACGCGACCATCCCGGGGCTCGACCCGGCCGAGGCGGAACGGCTGCGCGACCGGCTCACCGAGCTCGGCGAAGCCCGATCGGCGGGGCTGTGA
- a CDS encoding PH domain-containing protein, translated as MTTPGADEVPGKRPLVERRLHPITPLRRAWAPVAVLIGWAVHDPDQAQRQLTRLTTTTLLVALAVLIPAAALYGFLTWWFTHFAVTETELRIRTGLVFRRTAHIRLERIQAVDITQPLLARVAGVAKLKLDVIGTDKKDELSFLGEGEARALRAELLARAAGFAPETAHEVGEAPSRELLRVPPRVLAVSLLLTGATWGTLVAAFVVPSVLWLTTHSLWTVLATGVPLLGAAGASSVGRFVTEYDWTVGESPDGLRIDHGLLDRTHETVPPGRVQTVRIVEPLLWRRWKSPAPAGDGSGGGWVRVELDVAGSSNSVLVPVAPRAVAEAIVARVLPGVTVPPPSALSPAPRRARRCVPLWWRGYGLAVSDGVFAAREGLLRRSLSLVPHAKVQSVRLAQGPWQRLWRVADVHVDTGAGKTVTARLRDAQEAAELLRGQAERSRTGRKDARPDRWMVS; from the coding sequence GTGACGACGCCCGGCGCCGACGAGGTACCCGGCAAGCGGCCCCTGGTCGAGCGCCGGCTGCATCCCATAACCCCGCTCAGGCGGGCGTGGGCACCGGTCGCCGTGCTCATCGGGTGGGCCGTGCACGACCCCGACCAGGCGCAGCGCCAGCTGACCCGGCTGACGACCACCACCCTGCTGGTCGCCCTTGCCGTCCTCATCCCGGCCGCCGCCCTCTACGGCTTCCTGACCTGGTGGTTCACCCACTTCGCGGTGACCGAGACCGAACTGCGCATCCGCACCGGCCTGGTGTTCCGGCGGACGGCGCACATCCGGCTGGAGCGGATCCAGGCCGTCGACATCACCCAGCCCCTGCTCGCGCGGGTCGCGGGCGTCGCGAAACTCAAGCTCGACGTCATCGGCACGGACAAGAAGGACGAGCTCTCCTTCCTGGGCGAGGGCGAGGCGCGTGCGCTGCGCGCCGAACTCCTCGCGCGCGCCGCCGGTTTCGCGCCCGAGACGGCGCACGAGGTCGGCGAGGCGCCCTCCCGCGAGCTGCTGCGCGTACCGCCGCGTGTCCTGGCCGTCTCGCTGCTCCTGACCGGCGCGACGTGGGGCACCCTGGTCGCCGCGTTCGTCGTGCCGTCGGTGCTGTGGCTGACCACCCACAGCCTGTGGACGGTCCTCGCGACCGGGGTACCGCTGCTGGGCGCGGCCGGCGCGAGCAGCGTGGGACGGTTCGTCACCGAGTACGACTGGACGGTGGGCGAGTCGCCGGACGGACTGCGCATCGACCACGGGCTGCTCGACCGTACGCACGAGACGGTGCCACCGGGACGCGTGCAGACCGTACGGATCGTGGAGCCGCTGCTGTGGCGGCGGTGGAAGTCCCCCGCCCCGGCCGGCGACGGGAGCGGGGGAGGCTGGGTGCGGGTGGAACTGGACGTGGCCGGGTCGTCCAACTCGGTGCTGGTACCGGTCGCTCCCCGGGCGGTCGCCGAGGCCATCGTGGCGCGCGTGCTGCCCGGAGTGACCGTGCCGCCGCCGTCGGCGCTGTCCCCGGCCCCCCGGCGGGCCCGGCGATGCGTACCGCTGTGGTGGCGCGGCTACGGACTCGCGGTCAGCGACGGCGTGTTCGCCGCCCGGGAAGGACTGCTGCGGCGGAGCCTGTCGCTCGTGCCCCACGCGAAGGTGCAGAGCGTACGGCTCGCCCAAGGGCCCTGGCAGCGCCTGTGGCGGGTCGCCGACGTGCACGTGGACACAGGGGCCGGCAAGACGGTCACAGCCCGCCTGCGGGACGCCCAGGAGGCGGCCGAGCTGCTGCGGGGACAGGCGGAGCGGTCACGGACGGGCCGCAAGGACGCACGGCCGGACCGCTGGATGGTGTCCTGA
- a CDS encoding NADH-quinone oxidoreductase subunit D, which translates to MTPTTETMVGIGGAAESTDMVLNIGPQHPSTHGVLRLRLVLDGERIQHAEPVIGYMHRGAEKLFEARDYRQIIMLANRHDWLSAFSNELGVVLGVERMLGMEVPPRAVWTRTLLAELNRVLNHLMFLGSYPLELGGITPVFYAFREREVLQNVMEEVSGGRMHYMFNRVGGLKEDLPAGWATRARAAVAAVRSRMDRFDDLVLGNEIFRGRTRDVGVLSPEAVHAYGVSGPIARASGVDFDLRRDEPYLAYGELQDTLKVVTRQEGDCLARFEVLLEQTHNALDLADACLDRLAGLPPGPINQRLPKVLKAPEGHTYAWTENPLGINGYYLVSKGEKTPYRLKLRSASYNNIQALAVLLPGTLVADMVAILGSLFFVVGDIDK; encoded by the coding sequence ATGACTCCTACGACGGAGACCATGGTCGGAATCGGCGGCGCCGCCGAGAGCACCGACATGGTGCTCAACATCGGGCCCCAGCACCCGTCCACGCACGGCGTGCTGCGCCTCAGGCTGGTCCTGGACGGCGAGCGGATCCAGCACGCGGAGCCGGTGATCGGCTATATGCACCGCGGCGCGGAGAAGCTGTTCGAGGCGCGTGACTACCGTCAGATCATCATGCTCGCCAACCGCCACGACTGGCTGTCGGCGTTCTCCAACGAGCTGGGCGTGGTCCTCGGGGTGGAGCGCATGCTCGGCATGGAGGTGCCCCCGCGCGCGGTGTGGACCCGCACCCTGCTCGCCGAGCTGAACCGGGTGCTGAACCACCTGATGTTCCTGGGCTCGTATCCCCTGGAGCTGGGCGGCATCACGCCGGTCTTCTACGCGTTCCGCGAGCGCGAGGTGCTGCAGAACGTCATGGAGGAGGTCTCCGGCGGGCGGATGCACTACATGTTCAACCGGGTCGGCGGCCTCAAGGAGGACCTGCCGGCCGGATGGGCCACGCGCGCGCGTGCCGCCGTCGCCGCCGTGCGCTCCCGCATGGACCGCTTCGACGACCTGGTGCTCGGCAACGAGATCTTCCGGGGGCGCACGCGGGACGTGGGCGTCCTCAGTCCCGAGGCCGTGCACGCCTACGGCGTGAGCGGGCCGATCGCGCGCGCCTCGGGCGTCGACTTCGACCTGCGCCGCGACGAGCCGTACCTCGCGTACGGGGAGCTCCAGGACACGTTGAAGGTGGTGACCCGGCAGGAGGGCGACTGCCTCGCCCGCTTCGAGGTCCTGCTGGAGCAGACGCACAACGCGCTCGACCTGGCCGACGCCTGCCTCGACCGGCTCGCCGGCCTGCCGCCCGGTCCGATCAACCAGCGGCTGCCCAAGGTCCTGAAGGCACCCGAGGGCCACACGTACGCGTGGACCGAGAACCCGCTCGGCATCAACGGCTACTACCTGGTCAGCAAGGGGGAGAAGACCCCCTACCGGCTGAAGCTGCGCTCGGCGTCCTACAACAACATCCAGGCGCTCGCCGTGCTGCTGCCGGGCACGCTGGTGGCGGACATGGTGGCGATCCTGGGGTCACTGTTCTTCGTGGTCGGGGACATCGACAAGTAG